Genomic window (Fibrobacter sp. UWB2):
ATCAGCGGGACAAAGCCGACATTTTTGCATTCTTCGCAATCTGCATACGTACGAATTTTGCTATAGACACCATCGTTTATATTTTCAATACGGCCTGGGAATTTGCGAACCACCGCACATTCATATTGTTCGAAATAATTTGAGATTTTATCTACAACAGAATCATCAATAACGACAGGCACCTGTTTCTGCGGAGGTTCCTGAACGCAAATCAAATAATGCTTACGCTGATTCAAGTCGTTAACCAACAATTCCTTTTCATGACCTTTATCGTGCAAATCGTCAAGAATGCATTTTGCCAAAGCAAGAAGTTCTCTTGACGAAAGTCCGCTTATTTCAAATGTTGCAGAATGGCTATCGTATATTTCGCCTGATTCTCTGTTAAGCAAATGTCCCTTGAATATACTATCGTTGCTAAAATCGTTGTAATCCAAAAAGACATTATCTCGTTTCTTACCGAAAAGTCGAGCCCAGAAACAGCGATGAAAAATCTGCGTTCGACAAGACTTCAATAAACTCGATACCCCGTGCAATCCTGGCTTGGTCTGCAAATCAGCGGGGCAGACAATCACTCCGCCAAGGAATCCACGCTGTTGCATTCTGTCTTTTGGGTGAATGATTTCGTCAAATTCGTAGGCTTCAGCTGCGCCTATTGCCTTGATTTCTTTGACGACGAACTTTATCGGTCTTAAATCAATTTCTTGTTTGTATCTCATATTGCCTCCTTATTCGCTTTTAGGAATGTATGTAACCCGGTTGCGTTTTAGCTTTTTAATCCACTTGGCGTGTTCATCGTAGTTTGATTTTCCACAGAGCACCCAAAGCACGTCAATGGGGCGTTTGGTGTTGAATTTAGGCGGCGGGGCGCACCCATCGCTAAAGTAGATGAGCCCGTCATATTCGGGATGTGCGCAATAATAATCGGTGGCGGGCTGAAAACTTGTTCCACCGCGACCCATGATTTTTACGGACTTACGAGCCTTTTTTAACGGTTCGGGTTCGCCTTGAATTTTGGAATCAAACTGCAAAACATCTAGTTTTTCGACACCATATTTAAAGAGCCGATTAATCACCGAAAAGAAAAATTGCAAGTTCTTATCCGTAACGGATCCGCTCACGTCAACGGCAATGAGCAAGTTCGTTGAAAGTTCGTAACGGCTACCCATGGCGTCAAAGCCGAAACGCCGATTAGGGCGCATGCGAGTAAGGCGACGCTTGCTAGAAATCACCGACGTCTTGAACAGGCTCAGCATTTTGCGATAATCCATATCGACTTTCTTACTCGCCTTGATAACGCCTTGCAACTTTTTAGAAATTGAGCCCCAATTGTTGCTGGCTTCAGCAACTTCAATAAAGCCGTTTATGTCGCAGCAGGCCGATTCGTTTTCTTCCCAAAGCTCCGAAATTTGCGCATCTAGTTTTTCTTGCACATCCGCGTCGTTTTTTTTCTGATTGTCGCTATTCCCTTGCGTGGCACAAGAAGCGCCGCTGTTCGCGCACGTTTCTCCAAATTCGCTCGATTCGCAAGATTCACCTTCGCCCTGCGCTGCCTCGCTGACATCGTTCGGAATCCCGCGGCCATCCGATGGAGCAAAAGGCATAACTGTATCCTTGAGCAAACTGTAATACTCTTCAAAGCACAAAGCACTAGGTAAATTCATTTCTGCGCCGCTCATCTGTTTTTTGACAACTGGCGGAACTTCATAGACATCGTTGATTGTGACGTTGCTCGCCCGCGTAAGTATCGATTTCATTGCAAACGGAGGTTGTCGCTGATACGGGTGTTTGAGTAAAATGCGAAACATTTCGACTTTCAAAAATTCCGCCAGCACTATATCTGTAACGTTATCCAAAAGTTTCGGAGCAAATTCGATCGTTCTATTTCCGGTTCGCATCGCCACAACAAGCGAATCATTCTCGTAAAATTCATGGCTACAGTACACCGCAAATAAAAGTGGCTCTGTCAAGAACCACCGTTCACCAATTTTCTTTATTCTATCCAGTACAGTCATAGATTTAAATTACCTGTTCGGCGCATTTCTGCCTTAAATCGACTTGATAAATTCTGTAATTTTCTTATAAAGTTTTTGGCAATGCATAATGGCGAACGTCATCGTTGACGGGTACAGCGAAGACGAATACAAGTTTGCGAAATGTGCCTGCGCCTCGCGGAATTTTTCGACCGAAAGAAACTCAAAATAAGCGGCAAAATTCGTAGCCACCATTTCAGTATCTTTCTCGTCGTAGTTTTTCGTTTCGATAAAACGGAAGAGCGATTCGTTAACGGCAGCAAGTTCCGGCGTAGAACATTTTTTAAGTGCAGTCTTTTGCTTCGCGAAATCACCAAGCAAAATTTCTTTTGCGCTAGGTAAGCGTTTCTGGTTGATTGTCGCAAAGAACTTTGTTGCGGCAGGCATACCGATGATTCCCGCAATAATCGTTTTCAAAAGCGAAGAGACCTCGTTCGTCTGCAAAATCTTCGAGACACGTTCCCACCCACGACGGTCAGGAGATTTTTCAAGTCCTTGATCTTCGCGAGTAAACGCAGCACCATCGAGCATTTCTGGATTTTCAGAAATGAAATCAATCACGCGGCTGTCCAAGCCCGCCTTCGATGCCCACAACAGCCATTCTTGCGCAGTGGGCCTAAATTCGTAAATGTTAAAACGGCTCACAAGTGCCGGATCCAAATCCGTCAACTGGTATTCTTCGCCATCATTCACCGCGCTAATCACACGCGAGCCCTCAGGCAATTTGCGCCCCGCAAGCGTGCGGGTCAGCGTCAAGTCCATGATGGTCTGCAACACTTCCGGGCGAGCGCGATTCAGCTCATCCAAAAACAACACCACCGGCTTGCCATCCGTCGGGAACCAATACGGCGGCATAAACAAAGTCTTACCCGTTGCCTCGTCAAGTCGCGGGAGGCCAATCAAATCGCCCGGATCACTCATCTGCCCCAAGAACAGAATCACCACGCGCTCGCCACGCGATGTAAAGAACTTCTCCAGGATTTGCGACTTGCCAATTCCGTGCTTGCCCGTGAGCATTATATTTTGCGATGCGGGAGTTGCCTCCAGCAAGCTTTCCAATTCTCGTACATTTATACGTACAGACATACAAACCTCTACAGTTTTAAAATTCCCTTTGTCATTGAGATATCCACCGGAAACGGAAGCGTTTCAAGCAGGCTTTCAACGCTTTTAATCACCTCGGGTATTGCAGGAATTCTTTTGGTAAAATTTTTATCGTTCAGCGAAATTTCAACCATTCGCTTTTCGCCCAATTCAATCTGGAGCAAAAAAAATTTACCCCTATCCGCCAAATTCCATTCGTAACCCAATTGTGACATCATCTGCGCAACGCACGTTTTCAGGCTTAATCTTGATATTTCCTTAAGCTTTGCTTTCTTCTCAAATTCAACTTTTTCGTTTTCAAGTGCCGCAAGATGCGCAGGGAAATTATCGATAAATTCCTTTATATTCGTCATGGTCTGCGACAAGTCGCAAGTATCAACCCGATGAGAAAAGGAGTCGATTCCATCGGTTTTAAAATGCACATAATACAACGAATCCGCCGAAACGAATTCAATAGACGAATTTGCCGCACTCAGCTCAGCAACGACCCTGATGCCACATATTTTATCGCCCTGCTGGAACATATCCCGCTGGAGCGCATCACCTTGACTTTTGCCCGACCTCACTACATTGCACTTGCATCCTGGATAGCAACTTTTCATCACATTGTACGCACAAAGGACCTCCCCTTCGGAAGGGGCGCACCCACGCTCTCCAGGAACAAGAAGCCCGCAAACCAGCTTTTCCCAATACTTGCGGGCAACCGGTTCAAAGCATTCCTTTTTAAAAATCCTACTAATCATATCATTACCCACGCATAATATAGAACCCGCATACGTCAAATATCGACGCATAGGAAACAAAATTATGCACATATATCAATATATGCATAATTATTATCGTAAAACAAGGGGATTTTGTAAAAGGATTGTACTATTTTTTTTCTACAACCCTAATTTTTCATTAAACCGGTTAAACGGCTTACGCGTAAATTGAGCGCAAATACTCCCCGTATTCCTTGAGGCGAGTTTGCAGCGAGGCCGGCTTTATGACGCGGGCGGCAGTCGAGAATGACACGACCCAGTTCACCAAAAGCTGGTTCACATCAGCTTTCATTTTCACTAGGATTTTGCCATTTTTGGCTAGTCTCATATGCATCGTTCGGTTGAACTTGTTTTCCATAAGATAAAGGCTAGCGTTCATTTCAAATTCAATTTCAACATCCTCAGGATGGGGTTCCTGCTCGCTCATGAACGCAGCCCCCGACGAGACCTGTCGACGCAACTTTTCCAGAACTTTCGGATTTTCCACAAACGTTTCCTTGGAGAGTTGCACCTTGACCATTCGCCGGAATTTGAGCGTATAGGTGGCGTCCTTGACTTTTTCAGATTCGCAGCCCACGTAAATTTCGTTCTGATAAACGATAATCATCAAGGGAATGCGGGTCGACTTCTTGTAAGCGGAGGCTGTCCTGTAAAACACGTCAATTTTACGGTGGTCGTGAATCGCCTGGAGAATCGTCCGCATTTTTTCGCTAGCATCTTCTTCGAAGTCCGGCGGAGTCCCCATGAAAATGATTTTCGAGTTCAGCTCCTCGCCGAGATGGCGGAGCGATTTCTGTTCGCGGCCCGGCAAGCTTTTTTCGATGCGCTCCAGAAGTTGCGAAATAATTTCACTCGTGGCAGGGTAAATATTCGCGATGCGTTTGAGGAACACGAAATGGAGCATCGTGTTTTCAAAATTCGGGAACAGGAGCCTTTCGGCATTGCGAAGTGCAGAGGTGTAATACGACGTACGGCCAACAGTATCAACTGCGATGTAGCGGCCACCATCCATCTCCGAAAGGAAGCGCATATCGCGTTGCACATTGCGGCGTTCACTCTCAGGAATTTCGAACGAAGTCATCAAATCGCTGATGGTAAATTTCTTTTCTGGATTAGAAATCACTTTCGCAAAAAGTTGCACAGTTCTTTCGCCGCGAGTCATGTCCGCCATAAAAACTCCTGAAGATGTTCTATTTAAAAATATAATCAAATACGACAAATGCGGACGCATACAAAAAGACCGCAGCGGCGAGGCTACGGTCTGAAATTTTTATGGGTCCTATCGCATCCTTACGGACGCTCCAGGATGACAGCGGGTTTTACTTCACCACGATGTTCACGAGCTTGCCCGGAACCACGATGGACTTCACAACGGTCTTGCCTGCCATAAACTCTTTCATACGTTCGTTGTCAAGTGCGAGTTTTTCGAGGGCGGCCTTGTCCAAGTCCTTGGCGACAGATGCCTTGGCGCGGACCTTGCCGTTCACTTGGAACACGACTTCCACGGTGTTTTCCACAGCCTTGGAGTGGTCGGCTTCCGGCCAGGCGACGTTCGTGAGCGAGCCTTCGTGACCGAGTATGCTCCACATTTCTTCGGCGATATGCGGGGCAAACGGGTGCAAGAGCTTGACGAACGTTTCGCACGGTTCGCGGTAGCGCTTGTCCATCTTCATCATTTCGTTGTTGAAGATCATCAGCTGGCTAATCGCGGTGTTGAAGCTCATGTTTTCAATGTCGTTCGTGACCTTGATAACGCTCTGGTGCATCACCTTTTCGATAGCTTCCGGAGCGGC
Coding sequences:
- a CDS encoding VWA-like domain-containing protein, which encodes MTVLDRIKKIGERWFLTEPLLFAVYCSHEFYENDSLVVAMRTGNRTIEFAPKLLDNVTDIVLAEFLKVEMFRILLKHPYQRQPPFAMKSILTRASNVTINDVYEVPPVVKKQMSGAEMNLPSALCFEEYYSLLKDTVMPFAPSDGRGIPNDVSEAAQGEGESCESSEFGETCANSGASCATQGNSDNQKKNDADVQEKLDAQISELWEENESACCDINGFIEVAEASNNWGSISKKLQGVIKASKKVDMDYRKMLSLFKTSVISSKRRLTRMRPNRRFGFDAMGSRYELSTNLLIAVDVSGSVTDKNLQFFFSVINRLFKYGVEKLDVLQFDSKIQGEPEPLKKARKSVKIMGRGGTSFQPATDYYCAHPEYDGLIYFSDGCAPPPKFNTKRPIDVLWVLCGKSNYDEHAKWIKKLKRNRVTYIPKSE
- a CDS encoding AAA family ATPase, whose protein sequence is MSVRINVRELESLLEATPASQNIMLTGKHGIGKSQILEKFFTSRGERVVILFLGQMSDPGDLIGLPRLDEATGKTLFMPPYWFPTDGKPVVLFLDELNRARPEVLQTIMDLTLTRTLAGRKLPEGSRVISAVNDGEEYQLTDLDPALVSRFNIYEFRPTAQEWLLWASKAGLDSRVIDFISENPEMLDGAAFTREDQGLEKSPDRRGWERVSKILQTNEVSSLLKTIIAGIIGMPAATKFFATINQKRLPSAKEILLGDFAKQKTALKKCSTPELAAVNESLFRFIETKNYDEKDTEMVATNFAAYFEFLSVEKFREAQAHFANLYSSSLYPSTMTFAIMHCQKLYKKITEFIKSI
- a CDS encoding YafY family protein; protein product: MADMTRGERTVQLFAKVISNPEKKFTISDLMTSFEIPESERRNVQRDMRFLSEMDGGRYIAVDTVGRTSYYTSALRNAERLLFPNFENTMLHFVFLKRIANIYPATSEIISQLLERIEKSLPGREQKSLRHLGEELNSKIIFMGTPPDFEEDASEKMRTILQAIHDHRKIDVFYRTASAYKKSTRIPLMIIVYQNEIYVGCESEKVKDATYTLKFRRMVKVQLSKETFVENPKVLEKLRRQVSSGAAFMSEQEPHPEDVEIEFEMNASLYLMENKFNRTMHMRLAKNGKILVKMKADVNQLLVNWVVSFSTAARVIKPASLQTRLKEYGEYLRSIYA